A stretch of the Solanum dulcamara chromosome 6, daSolDulc1.2, whole genome shotgun sequence genome encodes the following:
- the LOC129892103 gene encoding guanine nucleotide-binding protein subunit gamma 3 isoform X1, with translation MAGAGCGGTASMPSMPPPRPKSPPQYPDLYGKRRELAKVQMLEREIGFLEEELKSIEGLHPASRPCKEVTEFVSEHSDPLIPTRIKKTRRSCCYWKRLCGSSCFNLSWICCWCRCPRMKMPDCCICNLCNCCPSISCSIPKCQCFSCPRSKCCSKPVCKWSCCSLKCPPCFRCSSCRPCTCTCSYPRCPKLNCSCCCKKCCCFCPCYFC, from the exons atggCAGGAGCTGGTTGTGGAGGAACTGCTTCAATGCCATCTATGCCACCACCCCGCCCAAAATCACCACCTCAGTATCCAGATTTGTATGGAAAGCGTCGAGAATTAGCCAAAGTTCAGATGCTTGAAAGAGAAATTGGCTTTCTTGAG GAAGAACTGAAATCCATTGAAGGCCTTCATCCCGCTTCTCGGCCCTGTAAAGA GGTGACAGAATTTGTATCGGAGCATTCAGATCCTCTTATACCAAC TAGAATAAAGAAGACTCGTAGATCCTGTTGCTACTGGAAACGGCTCTG TGGCTCTTCATGTTTCAATCTCTCGTGGATTTGTTGCTGGTGCCGATGTCCTAGAATGAAGATGCCGGACTGCTGTATCTGCAATTTATGTAACTGCTGCCCATCTATCAGTTGCTCAATACCTAAGTGTCAATGTTTCTCCTGTCCACGGTCTAAATGCTGCAGCAAGCCTGTCTGCAAATGGAGTTGCTGTAGCTTAAAATGTCCTCCTTGCTTTCGCTGTTCCTCTTGTAGACCATGTACATGTACATGTTCTTATCCTAGATGTCCaaagttaaattgtagttgCTGCTGTAAAAAGTGCTGCTGCTTCTGCCCTTGCTACTTTTGTTAG
- the LOC129892103 gene encoding guanine nucleotide-binding protein subunit gamma 3 isoform X2: protein MAGAGCGGTASMPSMPPPRPKSPPQYPDLYGKRRELAKVQMLEREIGFLEEELKSIEGLHPASRPCKEVTEFVSEHSDPLIPTIKKTRRSCCYWKRLCGSSCFNLSWICCWCRCPRMKMPDCCICNLCNCCPSISCSIPKCQCFSCPRSKCCSKPVCKWSCCSLKCPPCFRCSSCRPCTCTCSYPRCPKLNCSCCCKKCCCFCPCYFC from the exons atggCAGGAGCTGGTTGTGGAGGAACTGCTTCAATGCCATCTATGCCACCACCCCGCCCAAAATCACCACCTCAGTATCCAGATTTGTATGGAAAGCGTCGAGAATTAGCCAAAGTTCAGATGCTTGAAAGAGAAATTGGCTTTCTTGAG GAAGAACTGAAATCCATTGAAGGCCTTCATCCCGCTTCTCGGCCCTGTAAAGA GGTGACAGAATTTGTATCGGAGCATTCAGATCCTCTTATACCAAC AATAAAGAAGACTCGTAGATCCTGTTGCTACTGGAAACGGCTCTG TGGCTCTTCATGTTTCAATCTCTCGTGGATTTGTTGCTGGTGCCGATGTCCTAGAATGAAGATGCCGGACTGCTGTATCTGCAATTTATGTAACTGCTGCCCATCTATCAGTTGCTCAATACCTAAGTGTCAATGTTTCTCCTGTCCACGGTCTAAATGCTGCAGCAAGCCTGTCTGCAAATGGAGTTGCTGTAGCTTAAAATGTCCTCCTTGCTTTCGCTGTTCCTCTTGTAGACCATGTACATGTACATGTTCTTATCCTAGATGTCCaaagttaaattgtagttgCTGCTGTAAAAAGTGCTGCTGCTTCTGCCCTTGCTACTTTTGTTAG